A window of Selenomonas ruminantium subsp. lactilytica TAM6421 contains these coding sequences:
- the hutW gene encoding heme anaerobic degradation radical SAM methyltransferase ChuW/HutW: protein MKLDQYLQELTAAKREVLLGRDTADPLHQAFASKRVVHAGLIGGPIPPAEQQRAYQEALGRPADLNRQHALYIHIPFCQTKCLYCGFYQNASRQEVEDTYVKALLGEIQMEAKSSQLEKTAIDCVFIGGGTPTSLSAANAAALLQTIQQSFRLAENCEVTLEGRIHDLVPEKIETWLQHGVNRISLGVQSFDTTLRQRIGRIDTREEVLKRLQLLKSYDVTVIVDLIYGLPGQTMDMWMRDVQTLAEADVDGMDLYQLNIFPGGPLDKAVKNGAVPACADIAGQADMYVTARDYLLGEGVERLSLCHWRRTKRERSLYNTMAKAGADVYAFGCGAGGHFGGISWMNQRNLTAYQQDWEKGQKPIMMAGHQVEAKLGRICDGIISDLEKGFVDFRRLLIADSRLEELEQVLSLWKERGLLAEDLGIYRLTKAGEFWYISLTQSLVECVQVLLDEEAEAPAEEINGKTTDVLDEVLAEMLPEANAAKRQELASKIPAAVRMMLRRSSKEKLRNMLAGMPAAMREKMLAKAGV, encoded by the coding sequence ATGAAGTTAGATCAGTATTTACAGGAATTGACGGCGGCCAAGCGGGAAGTGTTATTGGGCAGAGATACTGCTGATCCGTTGCATCAGGCCTTTGCCAGCAAACGGGTGGTGCATGCGGGCTTGATTGGCGGGCCAATTCCTCCAGCGGAGCAGCAGAGGGCCTATCAGGAGGCTTTGGGCAGACCGGCGGACTTGAATCGTCAGCATGCTCTCTATATCCACATTCCCTTCTGCCAGACCAAATGCCTCTACTGTGGTTTTTACCAGAATGCCAGCAGGCAGGAAGTGGAGGACACTTATGTAAAGGCCTTGTTGGGCGAAATTCAGATGGAAGCGAAGAGTTCCCAGCTGGAGAAAACTGCTATTGATTGCGTCTTTATCGGTGGCGGCACGCCTACCTCCCTGTCAGCAGCCAATGCCGCAGCTCTGCTGCAGACCATACAACAATCCTTCAGACTGGCGGAAAATTGTGAGGTGACACTGGAAGGCCGGATTCATGATTTAGTACCGGAGAAAATAGAGACCTGGCTGCAACACGGCGTCAATCGCATTTCGCTGGGCGTGCAGTCCTTTGATACGACTTTGCGTCAGCGCATTGGCCGCATTGATACCCGGGAAGAGGTTCTGAAGCGGCTGCAGCTTTTAAAGTCCTATGATGTGACCGTCATTGTGGATTTGATTTACGGCCTGCCGGGGCAGACTATGGATATGTGGATGCGCGATGTGCAGACTTTGGCAGAAGCTGATGTGGACGGTATGGACCTGTATCAGCTGAATATCTTCCCGGGCGGTCCATTGGATAAGGCGGTGAAGAATGGAGCTGTGCCCGCTTGTGCCGATATTGCGGGACAGGCAGATATGTATGTGACAGCCCGGGATTATCTGCTGGGGGAAGGCGTGGAGCGCCTGAGTCTCTGCCATTGGCGGCGCACGAAGCGCGAGCGCAGCCTTTATAACACCATGGCCAAGGCTGGTGCCGATGTTTATGCCTTTGGCTGCGGAGCTGGCGGCCATTTCGGCGGCATCAGCTGGATGAACCAGCGGAACCTGACAGCCTATCAGCAGGATTGGGAAAAAGGGCAGAAACCGATCATGATGGCCGGTCATCAGGTGGAGGCAAAACTCGGCCGGATTTGTGATGGTATCATCAGTGATCTGGAAAAGGGCTTTGTGGATTTTCGGCGGCTGCTGATTGCTGACAGTCGTTTGGAAGAATTAGAGCAGGTGCTTTCGCTATGGAAGGAAAGAGGCTTGTTAGCAGAAGATCTGGGGATTTACCGGCTGACTAAAGCCGGTGAGTTCTGGTATATCAGTCTGACGCAGAGTCTGGTGGAATGTGTGCAGGTATTGCTGGACGAGGAGGCGGAAGCTCCCGCTGAGGAAATAAATGGCAAGACAACAGACGTGTTGGATGAAGTATTGGCGGAAATGCTGCCAGAGGCCAATGCTGCCAAACGTCAGGAGCTGGCCAGTAAGATCCCTGCTGCCGTGCGCATGATGTTGCGCCGGTCCAGCAAAGAAAAACTGCGGAATATGCTGGCTGGCATGCCTGCGGCGATGCGGGAAAAAATGCTGGCGAAGGCAGGCGTATGA
- a CDS encoding ExbD/TolR family protein, which translates to MRIDLTAREEKPRLMIIPMIDIIFFLLVFFMMSMLTMVVQKSVPLTLPQASTAKVSMVENIPITVTADGAVYYEQEKMSLADLESRLWQQKQQGEVSVILRGDAAADYGKVVQVMDMIKNLGISKVYIATDTKG; encoded by the coding sequence ATGCGCATTGATTTGACCGCCCGGGAGGAAAAGCCCCGGCTGATGATCATCCCCATGATCGATATCATCTTTTTCCTGCTGGTGTTCTTCATGATGAGCATGCTCACCATGGTGGTGCAGAAAAGCGTACCGTTGACTTTACCTCAGGCCAGCACGGCCAAAGTCAGCATGGTGGAGAACATTCCCATTACCGTCACGGCAGACGGGGCGGTGTACTATGAGCAGGAGAAGATGAGCCTGGCAGATCTGGAAAGCCGTCTGTGGCAGCAGAAGCAGCAAGGGGAAGTATCCGTCATCCTGCGCGGTGATGCAGCAGCGGATTACGGCAAAGTGGTACAGGTCATGGACATGATAAAAAATCTGGGCATCAGCAAGGTTTACATCGCTACAGATACAAAGGGATAA
- a CDS encoding nucleoside kinase, whose protein sequence is MVELKDLAEIAQKDYASEIVAGLVNNEIRDLQSEIDTSGKVGFIELNTGRGWKIYRRTVMFVLFTAVHEMFPSVEVVAQFSANKGLFCELKHFHDLSEHGVGLIEARMREIIAEDRPIVKMKMEKAQAVRIFKNNRQIEKANLISSLNMEMVSLYQCGAFYDYLYGVMIGHTGSLDRFALDFEAGGILLRIPDVDTEGKVRERLPQPKLSQVLAESREWAAALRCNFVPDLNRINRHGEIGELIRISEALQEKRIAHIADHIASHKDTMRLILIAGPSSSGKTSFAQRLRVQLRADKLMPVSISLDDYFVNREDTPRKPTGEYDYECLEALDVELFNQHMLALLAGEEIVLPRYNFLTGSREWDDTRRLAVSREQPIIVEGIHGLNERLSEYVPHSRKFKIYISALTQLNIDAHNRIATTDARLIRRLVRDYQFRGSGALKTLKQWPDVRAGEEKNIFPFQEEADVMFNSALIYELGILKRYAYPLLQNVPKDIPEHAEAKRLLDILQYFDDITEEDDVPNNSLLREFIGKSVFFK, encoded by the coding sequence ATGGTTGAACTGAAAGATTTGGCAGAGATAGCGCAGAAGGATTATGCTTCGGAAATTGTGGCTGGTCTCGTCAATAATGAAATCCGGGATTTGCAGAGTGAGATTGACACGTCAGGTAAGGTTGGTTTTATTGAGCTGAATACAGGACGGGGCTGGAAGATTTACCGGCGTACGGTGATGTTTGTGCTGTTTACGGCAGTGCATGAGATGTTTCCGTCGGTGGAGGTGGTGGCGCAGTTCAGTGCCAATAAGGGGCTGTTCTGTGAGCTGAAGCATTTCCATGATTTAAGTGAGCATGGGGTGGGGCTTATTGAGGCACGGATGCGGGAAATCATTGCCGAAGACCGGCCCATTGTGAAGATGAAGATGGAAAAGGCGCAGGCGGTGCGGATCTTCAAGAATAATCGGCAGATTGAGAAGGCCAATCTGATCTCTTCCCTGAATATGGAAATGGTCAGTCTCTACCAGTGCGGGGCGTTCTATGATTATCTCTATGGGGTGATGATTGGCCATACGGGCAGCCTTGACCGTTTTGCCCTGGATTTTGAAGCGGGAGGAATCCTGCTGCGGATTCCGGATGTGGATACGGAGGGGAAAGTGCGGGAGCGTCTGCCCCAGCCGAAGCTCAGTCAGGTCCTGGCGGAATCCCGGGAGTGGGCGGCGGCCCTGCGGTGCAATTTCGTGCCGGATCTCAATCGCATCAATCGCCATGGAGAAATCGGCGAACTGATCCGCATTTCCGAGGCCTTGCAGGAAAAGCGCATTGCTCATATTGCTGACCATATTGCTTCGCACAAGGACACGATGCGGCTGATCCTGATTGCCGGGCCATCCTCTTCCGGTAAGACTTCCTTTGCCCAGCGGCTGCGGGTGCAGCTCAGGGCGGATAAACTCATGCCTGTATCAATCTCATTGGATGATTATTTTGTCAATCGGGAGGATACGCCCCGGAAGCCTACGGGGGAATATGACTACGAGTGTCTGGAAGCTTTGGATGTGGAGCTGTTCAACCAGCATATGCTGGCACTGCTGGCAGGAGAGGAAATCGTCCTGCCCCGGTATAATTTCCTGACTGGCTCTCGGGAGTGGGATGATACGCGGCGGCTGGCAGTGAGCCGGGAGCAGCCCATCATTGTGGAAGGGATTCATGGACTCAATGAAAGGCTCAGTGAATATGTGCCCCATAGCCGCAAGTTCAAGATCTATATCAGCGCCCTGACACAGCTCAACATAGACGCCCATAACCGCATTGCGACAACGGATGCGCGGCTGATCCGCCGCCTCGTGCGGGATTATCAGTTCCGGGGTTCCGGCGCACTGAAGACCTTGAAGCAGTGGCCTGATGTGCGGGCGGGGGAGGAGAAGAATATTTTCCCCTTCCAGGAGGAGGCGGATGTGATGTTCAATTCGGCCTTGATCTACGAGCTTGGCATCCTGAAACGCTATGCCTATCCGCTGTTGCAGAACGTGCCCAAGGATATTCCGGAACATGCAGAGGCCAAGCGTCTGCTGGATATTCTGCAGTATTTTGATGACATCACGGAGGAAGATGATGTACCGAATAATTCCCTGCTCAGGGAGTTCATTGGCAAGTCTGTTTTCTTTAAGTGA
- a CDS encoding energy transducer TonB translates to MQITPEIQVEMVAAGQLESGSGLQGVKSMPAIRNPVAAPVSNLHRQIVSGENAPADADPARADAAGPVDGAGPAVAASEGGRGANGKNSQAGEATGTLGSSAGGDSGAAVTPSEPAPTESLGSIAARFAARVEANKEYPYMAIKRGQSGVVSVTVTLFADGGLESVYVSGSAGVGVLDNAALQAVRSSCPFSHGAGRSITMTVPIHYDLQ, encoded by the coding sequence GTGCAGATCACACCGGAAATTCAGGTGGAAATGGTGGCGGCCGGGCAATTGGAAAGCGGCAGCGGCCTGCAGGGAGTAAAATCCATGCCCGCCATCAGAAATCCTGTGGCCGCTCCTGTGTCCAACCTTCATAGGCAGATTGTCAGCGGAGAAAACGCGCCAGCGGATGCTGATCCTGCCAGAGCTGATGCTGCTGGGCCTGTCGATGGTGCAGGTCCGGCGGTGGCAGCAAGTGAAGGGGGCAGGGGAGCAAATGGCAAAAATAGTCAAGCTGGTGAAGCGACTGGTACGCTTGGTTCCTCAGCAGGTGGTGACAGCGGTGCAGCTGTGACACCTAGTGAACCTGCTCCCACGGAAAGCCTGGGCAGCATTGCCGCCCGCTTTGCCGCCCGGGTGGAGGCCAACAAGGAATATCCTTATATGGCCATCAAGCGGGGGCAGAGTGGTGTGGTCAGTGTCACGGTTACGCTGTTTGCAGATGGTGGTCTGGAGAGCGTCTATGTCAGCGGTTCAGCAGGCGTAGGTGTCCTGGATAACGCGGCCCTGCAGGCCGTGCGCAGTTCCTGTCCCTTTTCCCATGGCGCAGGCCGGAGCATAACCATGACAGTACCTATACATTATGACTTGCAGTAG
- a CDS encoding TonB-dependent receptor yields MLGILAGGNVWTTDMGTVAAAEKTAQESIRLSDSFVRPDYVEVEKLRDTKQIIVITKKDMEEKGYKSISDVLKDQPSVNVGATGWGQVDIRGQGSDQATRNIQVLVDGAPITTMVNHPLPNNYDYVPVEQIEKIEIIPGGGSVIYGSGAAGGIINITTNLRSLQKPRSSVNTEWNSDGYRASVNYGTKVGNKTAVQAGFARLDRDLFFVNTYRKSNYAYGGFRYDADQDHSLTFRYSHLDEDSKFLQNVSRWKIDAYGHNYRPDKNSDYLNGDRKLDTYNLSYNQNFGTKLKYSGDFFYTDGYYTNTKFFDGKMKTKSYGSRMRLDWAYGQNDSLLLGVDLFEQESHLKYKTSARSKLMDFNYDKTTEALYLLNKMKRGRLTYTQGLRREKLIWKFDKDGGTAARPIGGVDSSNRWNTAGELSVGYNYSDWGKVFLRYERGYTSPDGLQICDEVYSDRSRKVYAATDAQEERYNLWEMGLRDKWGASTVSLTLFASETNNELERPYFKGAYGWEYKTYNMYNTKRRGVETSFSQRLGKLRLQEGYTYLHGRRDYTAQGRALMAAHGENEIDFTNSGLKAVPQHKVLLTADYKFDKQWSVNAKYTFFGKYNNFIKESDRHEDGNIVHSYGLLDLGFKFQQNKDLTWYGGVTNVLGKDYYEYDSAGGATATLVPGAERTYFVGMNYKF; encoded by the coding sequence ATGTTGGGAATTTTAGCAGGAGGCAATGTATGGACAACAGATATGGGGACTGTTGCTGCTGCGGAGAAGACGGCACAGGAGAGCATCCGCCTAAGTGACAGCTTTGTGCGGCCCGACTACGTGGAGGTAGAGAAGCTGCGGGACACTAAGCAGATTATTGTCATTACCAAGAAGGACATGGAGGAAAAAGGCTATAAGAGCATTTCCGATGTGCTCAAGGATCAGCCTAGCGTCAATGTGGGGGCAACGGGCTGGGGCCAAGTGGACATTCGGGGCCAGGGCAGCGATCAGGCCACCCGTAACATTCAGGTTTTGGTGGATGGCGCACCTATCACCACCATGGTGAATCATCCTCTGCCCAATAATTACGACTATGTGCCGGTGGAGCAGATTGAAAAAATCGAGATTATTCCCGGCGGTGGTTCTGTTATCTACGGCAGCGGGGCAGCCGGTGGTATCATCAATATCACCACCAACCTGCGGTCTCTGCAGAAACCCCGCAGCAGTGTGAATACGGAATGGAATTCCGATGGCTATCGGGCCAGCGTGAATTATGGCACGAAGGTGGGAAACAAGACGGCAGTTCAGGCGGGATTTGCCCGGCTGGATCGGGATTTGTTCTTCGTGAATACCTATCGCAAGAGCAATTATGCGTATGGTGGTTTCCGTTATGATGCTGACCAGGATCACAGCCTGACTTTCCGTTACAGTCATTTGGATGAGGACAGCAAATTCCTGCAGAATGTGAGCCGTTGGAAAATCGATGCCTATGGGCATAACTATCGGCCAGATAAGAATAGTGATTATTTGAACGGGGACCGGAAGCTGGATACATACAATCTGAGTTACAATCAGAATTTCGGGACGAAGCTGAAGTACAGTGGGGATTTCTTTTATACGGACGGTTATTACACCAATACGAAATTCTTTGACGGGAAGATGAAGACCAAATCTTATGGTTCCCGCATGCGTCTGGATTGGGCCTATGGGCAGAATGATTCCCTGCTGTTGGGGGTGGATCTCTTTGAGCAGGAGTCACATCTGAAATATAAGACCAGCGCTCGTAGTAAGCTGATGGATTTCAATTATGATAAGACTACAGAAGCATTATATCTGCTGAACAAGATGAAGCGGGGACGGCTTACCTACACCCAGGGCCTGCGTCGGGAAAAGCTTATCTGGAAGTTTGACAAGGATGGCGGCACGGCAGCCCGCCCCATTGGCGGCGTGGATTCCTCGAATCGTTGGAATACCGCCGGGGAGCTTTCGGTAGGTTACAATTACAGTGATTGGGGGAAGGTTTTCCTGCGCTATGAGCGGGGCTACACCAGTCCTGATGGTTTGCAGATCTGTGATGAAGTGTATTCTGACCGGAGCAGGAAAGTCTATGCCGCCACTGATGCGCAGGAGGAACGTTATAACTTGTGGGAAATGGGGTTGCGGGATAAATGGGGCGCTTCTACGGTAAGTCTCACCTTGTTTGCCTCGGAGACGAATAATGAGTTGGAGCGCCCTTATTTCAAGGGAGCCTATGGCTGGGAGTACAAGACCTACAACATGTACAATACCAAACGCCGGGGGGTGGAGACCAGCTTCTCTCAGCGTCTGGGTAAGCTGCGTTTGCAGGAAGGCTACACTTACCTCCATGGCCGCCGGGATTATACCGCTCAAGGCCGGGCTCTGATGGCCGCTCATGGGGAGAATGAAATTGACTTCACGAACAGTGGACTGAAGGCTGTGCCGCAGCATAAAGTCCTGCTGACAGCAGATTATAAATTCGACAAACAGTGGAGTGTCAATGCCAAGTATACGTTCTTTGGCAAGTATAACAACTTCATCAAGGAAAGCGATCGCCATGAAGATGGCAATATTGTCCATTCCTATGGTTTGCTGGATTTGGGCTTCAAATTCCAGCAGAATAAGGATCTGACCTGGTACGGCGGTGTCACCAATGTGCTGGGCAAGGACTACTATGAGTATGATTCTGCTGGCGGGGCCACGGCGACGTTGGTTCCCGGTGCAGAACGCACATATTTTGTAGGTATGAATTATAAATTCTAA
- a CDS encoding bifunctional metallophosphatase/5'-nucleotidase, whose translation MWKKKLTALVLGVMLALPVSAGASVQKDGVHITILHTNDIHARVEGNAEQKITGMEWIAGGIRAQKAADEDTLALDGGDTFHGLPIINLSKGANMAVLMNLAGYDAMTPGNHDFNYGEKRLLELAQMLNFPILSANTYDKEQKSYLFRPYKSFTFNGVKVAVIGLTTPEVAFKTNPANVTDVFFGNPVTAAKDMMAKLRKNHDVVIGLMHMGVDKSSEFTSERIAKEVPGFDVIIDGHSHTMLPKGLRVGRTLICQTGCYDNELGKVELVVKGHKVRKAEASLLDEQAVEKLAGQPDAGVQQALTEMKAQTTNELNKVVAASPRTLTSAREIVRTRESELGNLTADALRAVTGADAAFANGGGLRADLPQGKITKGTILTIFPFGNTVCKVELKGETIKAALEHSVEYVPASFGGFMNVSGLTFDMDSKAPAGSRVSNVRINDQPLELNKVYTVAMNDFTAAGGDGYDMLKGAKLLGVYGALEDIVVEYIRTHGVKDIEVGRITDNVHVK comes from the coding sequence ATGTGGAAAAAGAAATTGACGGCACTGGTGCTGGGGGTAATGCTGGCTTTGCCGGTATCAGCCGGGGCTTCAGTGCAGAAGGATGGTGTCCATATCACCATCCTGCATACCAATGATATCCATGCCCGGGTGGAAGGTAATGCGGAGCAGAAGATTACTGGCATGGAATGGATTGCCGGCGGCATCCGGGCACAGAAGGCCGCCGATGAAGATACGCTGGCCTTGGACGGTGGGGATACCTTCCATGGCCTGCCCATCATCAATTTGAGCAAGGGGGCCAATATGGCCGTATTGATGAATCTGGCTGGTTATGATGCCATGACGCCGGGCAATCACGATTTCAACTATGGGGAAAAACGTCTGCTGGAATTGGCGCAAATGCTGAACTTTCCCATACTGAGTGCCAATACTTATGACAAGGAACAGAAATCTTATCTGTTCCGTCCTTATAAGAGCTTTACCTTCAATGGTGTGAAGGTTGCGGTGATCGGTCTGACCACGCCGGAGGTGGCCTTCAAGACCAATCCTGCCAATGTGACGGACGTTTTTTTCGGCAATCCCGTCACTGCCGCCAAGGATATGATGGCGAAATTACGGAAAAACCATGATGTGGTCATCGGCCTGATGCATATGGGCGTGGACAAGAGTTCGGAGTTCACCTCTGAGCGTATTGCCAAGGAAGTACCGGGATTTGACGTCATCATTGACGGTCATAGCCATACGATGCTGCCCAAGGGCTTGCGTGTAGGCAGGACGCTGATCTGTCAGACGGGCTGCTATGATAATGAACTGGGCAAAGTTGAACTGGTGGTAAAGGGACACAAAGTGCGCAAAGCGGAGGCCAGTCTGTTGGATGAACAGGCTGTGGAAAAACTGGCTGGCCAGCCCGATGCCGGTGTGCAGCAGGCATTGACGGAAATGAAGGCGCAGACGACCAACGAGTTGAATAAAGTCGTGGCTGCCAGCCCCCGCACGCTGACTTCCGCCCGGGAAATCGTACGTACCCGGGAATCGGAACTGGGGAATCTGACGGCGGATGCCCTGCGTGCAGTTACGGGTGCTGATGCGGCCTTTGCCAATGGTGGCGGCTTGCGGGCCGACCTGCCCCAGGGAAAGATCACCAAGGGAACGATCCTTACGATATTCCCCTTTGGCAATACGGTGTGCAAGGTTGAATTGAAAGGTGAGACAATCAAGGCGGCGCTGGAACATTCTGTAGAATATGTACCAGCCTCCTTTGGTGGTTTTATGAATGTCAGTGGCCTGACTTTTGATATGGACAGCAAGGCCCCGGCGGGAAGCCGTGTCAGCAATGTCAGGATCAATGACCAGCCCCTTGAGTTGAACAAGGTTTACACCGTGGCGATGAATGATTTTACTGCTGCAGGCGGTGATGGCTATGATATGCTGAAAGGTGCCAAATTATTGGGGGTATACGGCGCACTGGAGGATATTGTGGTGGAATACATCCGCACCCATGGCGTAAAGGACATTGAGGTAGGCAGGATAACGGATAACGTACATGTGAAATAA
- a CDS encoding energy transducer TonB encodes MRMRSWKFYFSMAAGIHGLLLALLALAGLNWLAGEQEEKPAIEVGFVAEAAVSGMAGGSEATGSSGGKTGPAIKTASVAAVEKLQSLRGHSPEAPAQKQEIKAADSEAAIAEAAAALEAPAGSASAEAGENAGGSGDGDSGSHGDGGESGAATGSGGSGTGTSTGLGAGFTPNGDGTYTAASAAGISYQLLRDANAVYPEEARSIGYSNVVEVVARIMVGLDGSVESVTILNSPPNLGFREAAQEALWSMRFAPIYYQGVNIRVPFEKHLIFQP; translated from the coding sequence ATGAGAATGCGAAGCTGGAAGTTTTATTTTAGTATGGCTGCTGGTATCCATGGGCTTTTATTGGCCCTGCTGGCTTTGGCTGGTCTTAACTGGCTGGCCGGGGAGCAGGAGGAAAAGCCGGCCATTGAGGTGGGCTTTGTGGCGGAAGCCGCTGTGTCCGGCATGGCTGGCGGCAGTGAAGCCACGGGCAGCAGTGGCGGCAAGACAGGCCCGGCCATCAAGACCGCATCGGTGGCAGCGGTAGAAAAGCTCCAAAGTCTGCGGGGCCATTCCCCGGAAGCGCCTGCGCAAAAGCAGGAAATAAAAGCAGCGGATAGTGAAGCCGCTATTGCCGAAGCGGCAGCGGCTTTGGAAGCTCCTGCCGGCAGTGCTTCGGCTGAGGCTGGGGAGAATGCTGGCGGCTCGGGCGATGGTGATAGCGGTAGCCACGGCGATGGTGGTGAGTCTGGCGCAGCCACAGGTTCTGGCGGCAGCGGCACAGGCACTTCGACGGGGCTTGGCGCTGGTTTCACGCCTAACGGGGATGGTACCTATACGGCGGCTAGCGCGGCGGGTATCAGCTATCAGTTGCTGCGGGATGCCAATGCGGTGTATCCGGAGGAAGCCCGCAGCATCGGTTACAGCAATGTGGTGGAAGTGGTGGCCCGGATCATGGTGGGGCTGGATGGCAGCGTGGAAAGCGTCACCATCCTGAACAGTCCGCCAAACTTGGGGTTCCGGGAAGCTGCCCAGGAAGCTTTGTGGAGCATGCGCTTTGCTCCCATTTACTATCAGGGGGTAAATATCCGGGTGCCCTTTGAAAAACATTTGATTTTTCAGCCATAA
- a CDS encoding MotA/TolQ/ExbB proton channel family protein, producing MEFFALFQKGGLVMYPIMLASIIALTIAFERFAYYRRETLKTEDFSVQLNKYLQAGEQEKAESLCQEGGAPGEVLLTAMAEEKYGSREEVVLAAAKRKALELRQYLEYLSVIVTMAPLLGLLGTVTGMIQSFSVLNVADGEPFAITGGVGEALIATATGLLVAILSLCLYAYLSHQANAIIADVEYVSTMYIAAGGQDDAH from the coding sequence ATGGAATTTTTTGCACTGTTTCAAAAAGGGGGGCTTGTCATGTACCCCATCATGCTGGCTTCCATTATCGCACTGACCATTGCTTTCGAGCGTTTTGCCTATTACCGCAGGGAAACCTTGAAGACGGAAGATTTCTCTGTTCAGCTAAATAAGTATCTGCAAGCTGGAGAACAGGAAAAAGCAGAATCGCTCTGTCAGGAGGGCGGCGCACCAGGAGAGGTGCTGCTCACGGCCATGGCTGAAGAAAAATATGGCAGCCGGGAGGAAGTTGTGCTGGCTGCGGCTAAACGTAAAGCCTTGGAATTGCGTCAGTATCTGGAGTATCTTAGCGTCATCGTTACGATGGCGCCGTTGCTGGGGCTTTTGGGAACCGTGACAGGTATGATCCAATCCTTTTCCGTGCTGAATGTGGCGGACGGAGAACCCTTTGCCATCACCGGTGGTGTCGGGGAAGCTCTGATTGCTACAGCTACGGGACTGCTGGTGGCGATACTGTCTTTGTGCCTCTACGCTTATCTTTCCCATCAGGCCAATGCCATCATCGCTGATGTGGAATATGTGTCCACCATGTATATAGCAGCAGGAGGTCAGGACGATGCGCATTGA
- a CDS encoding flavodoxin family protein gives MKILLTYSSKTGNTKKVAEAIGEALQLRAVPVEENPNPAGYDLIIAGYWVDRGTADAKMKDYLSRLTGQKVALFATLGAEADSEHAANCLTNGAALLGEGCEVAGRFICQGKVAEEMVEMMKKMFPEGHPHAMTPERLARIEKAASHPDEADLAAAREYFSQLCLGVQ, from the coding sequence ATGAAAATATTACTGACGTATTCCAGTAAGACGGGCAACACGAAGAAAGTGGCAGAAGCAATTGGTGAGGCCCTGCAGCTTAGGGCAGTCCCCGTGGAGGAAAATCCCAATCCTGCCGGTTATGATCTGATTATCGCCGGTTACTGGGTGGATCGGGGCACAGCTGATGCCAAAATGAAGGATTATCTCAGCCGTTTGACGGGACAGAAGGTGGCGCTCTTTGCCACGCTGGGGGCCGAAGCCGATTCAGAGCATGCGGCCAACTGTCTGACAAATGGTGCTGCGCTTTTAGGTGAGGGCTGCGAAGTGGCAGGCAGGTTTATCTGTCAGGGGAAGGTGGCTGAAGAAATGGTGGAAATGATGAAAAAGATGTTCCCGGAGGGGCACCCCCATGCCATGACACCGGAACGGTTAGCCCGTATCGAAAAAGCTGCCAGCCATCCCGATGAAGCGGATCTGGCGGCGGCCAGAGAATATTTCAGCCAGCTCTGCCTGGGGGTACAGTAA